In Streptomyces ambofaciens ATCC 23877, a single genomic region encodes these proteins:
- the opcA gene encoding glucose-6-phosphate dehydrogenase assembly protein OpcA, translating to MKTDLTDTTASKINKALVLGRRAIGTPAIGMVLTLVIVTDEENAYDALKAASDAAHEHPSRTLVVIKRVSRSPRDRTKSRLDAEVRLGADAGTGETIVLRLYGDVVDHAQSVVLPLLLPDAPVVVWWPVNAPLNPAGDPLGALAQRRVTDTYACEQPVRELAARADAYTPGDTDLSWTRITPWRSMLAAALDQVDCKVQSVEVEGEADNPSCELLAMWLADRLDVPVERTVSNGPGLTAVRMDTDCGPVVLDRADGSLANLSIQGQPARAVALKRRETAELIAEELRRLDPDDTYASALRFGVDRLNAPRKGDAGGDGGGAVAVAAPVGTVAKARAKDAAQEKAPVKKAAAK from the coding sequence ATGAAGACAGACCTCACGGACACCACGGCCAGCAAGATCAACAAGGCGCTGGTGCTGGGGCGCCGGGCCATCGGCACGCCCGCCATCGGCATGGTGCTCACGCTGGTCATCGTCACCGACGAGGAGAACGCCTACGACGCGCTGAAGGCCGCGAGCGACGCCGCGCACGAGCACCCCTCACGCACGCTCGTGGTCATCAAGCGGGTCTCTCGTTCGCCCCGGGACCGCACGAAGTCCCGGCTGGACGCGGAGGTACGCCTCGGCGCCGACGCGGGCACCGGCGAGACGATCGTGCTGCGCCTGTACGGCGACGTCGTCGACCACGCCCAGTCGGTGGTCCTGCCGCTGCTGCTGCCGGACGCGCCGGTCGTGGTGTGGTGGCCGGTGAACGCGCCGCTGAACCCGGCCGGGGACCCGCTGGGCGCGCTGGCCCAGCGCCGGGTCACCGACACCTACGCCTGCGAGCAGCCGGTACGGGAGCTCGCCGCCCGGGCCGACGCCTACACGCCGGGCGACACCGACCTGTCCTGGACCCGCATCACGCCGTGGCGCTCGATGCTGGCGGCGGCCCTGGACCAGGTCGACTGCAAGGTGCAGTCGGTCGAGGTGGAGGGCGAGGCGGACAACCCGAGCTGCGAACTGCTGGCGATGTGGCTGGCGGACCGGCTGGACGTCCCGGTCGAGCGCACCGTGTCGAACGGCCCGGGTCTGACTGCGGTCCGGATGGACACCGACTGCGGTCCGGTGGTCCTGGACCGGGCCGACGGCTCGCTGGCGAACCTGTCCATCCAGGGTCAGCCGGCCCGCGCGGTCGCGCTCAAGCGCCGCGAGACGGCCGAGCTGATCGCGGAGGAGCTGCGGCGCCTCGACCCGGACGACACGTACGCCTCGGCGCTGCGGTTCGGGGTGGACCGGCTCAACGCGCCCCGCAAAGGGGACGCGGGCGGTGACGGCGGCGGGGCCGTCGCGGTCGCCGCTCCCGTCGGGACGGTCGCGAAGGCCCGCGCGAAGGACGCGGCGCAGGAGAAGGCACCGGTGAAGAAGGCGGCGGCGAAGTGA
- the pgl gene encoding 6-phosphogluconolactonase, with product MSTPQLVVHRDKELMAQAAAARLLTKIVDAQASRGSASVVLTGGRNGNGLLAALAGSPARDAVDWSRLDLWWGDERFLPEGDPERNVTQAREALLDSVPLDPGRVHAMPASDGPYGSDVEAAAAAYARELAEASVPENHAAVPSFDVLLLGVGPDTHVASLFPEHPGVRETERTVIGVHGSPKPPPTRVSLTLPAIRTAREVWLLAAGEDKANAVAMALSDAGEIQAPAAGARGRSRTLWLLDAAAASRLPRSLYPPASA from the coding sequence GTGAGCACTCCCCAACTGGTCGTGCACCGCGACAAGGAGCTGATGGCCCAGGCCGCGGCGGCACGGCTGCTCACGAAGATCGTGGACGCGCAGGCCTCCCGGGGCAGCGCGTCCGTCGTCCTCACCGGTGGCCGCAACGGCAACGGCCTGCTGGCCGCGCTCGCGGGCTCCCCGGCCCGGGACGCCGTCGACTGGAGCCGCCTGGACCTGTGGTGGGGCGACGAGCGCTTCCTGCCGGAGGGCGACCCGGAGCGCAACGTCACCCAGGCCCGGGAAGCCCTGCTGGACTCGGTGCCGCTGGACCCCGGGCGGGTGCACGCGATGCCGGCGTCCGACGGTCCGTACGGCTCGGACGTGGAGGCCGCGGCGGCCGCGTACGCGCGGGAGCTGGCCGAGGCCTCCGTCCCCGAGAACCACGCCGCGGTGCCGTCCTTCGACGTCCTGCTGCTGGGCGTCGGCCCGGACACGCACGTGGCGTCGCTCTTCCCGGAGCACCCGGGCGTACGGGAGACGGAGCGCACGGTGATCGGCGTCCACGGCTCGCCCAAGCCGCCCCCCACCCGCGTCTCGCTGACCCTGCCGGCCATCCGCACGGCCCGTGAGGTGTGGCTGCTCGCGGCGGGTGAGGACAAGGCGAACGCGGTCGCGATGGCCCTCTCGGACGCGGGCGAGATCCAGGCCCCGGCGGCCGGGGCGCGGGGCCGCTCCCGCACGTTGTGGCTGTTGGACGCGGCGGCGGCTTCGCGGCTGCCGCGGTCCCTGTACCCGCCGGCGTCGGCGTAG
- a CDS encoding carbohydrate ABC transporter permease, whose product MNAVRRYLGNGVVQAFLVLVGLVWMTPLAGLFLSSLRSAEDTAKGGWWTALASPGQLSLDNYSALLGNSGITQAFWNTVLISVPTTVLVVVVGALAGYAFAWLDFPGREAVFLVVVALLVVPVQIGLLPVAKIFGQLGLFGTIPGVVLFHVAYGLPFAVFLLRNYFAEMPKEMLEAARMDGGNEWRIFTRLVLPVGRPAIASLAIFQFLWVWNDMLVALLFADSSAQPLTVELQSQIRQFGSNIDVLAPGAFLSLVVPVVVFFAFQRHFVQGVMAGSVK is encoded by the coding sequence ATGAACGCCGTGCGGCGCTATCTGGGCAACGGGGTCGTCCAGGCCTTCCTCGTGCTCGTCGGTCTCGTGTGGATGACACCGCTGGCCGGACTGTTCCTGTCCTCGCTGCGGTCCGCCGAGGACACGGCGAAGGGCGGCTGGTGGACCGCTCTGGCCAGTCCCGGGCAGCTGTCCCTCGACAACTACTCGGCCCTGCTGGGCAACTCGGGCATCACCCAGGCCTTCTGGAACACGGTGCTGATCTCCGTGCCGACGACCGTGCTCGTCGTGGTCGTCGGGGCGCTCGCCGGGTACGCCTTCGCCTGGCTGGACTTCCCGGGCCGGGAGGCGGTCTTCCTGGTCGTCGTGGCGCTGCTGGTGGTGCCCGTGCAGATCGGACTGCTGCCGGTCGCCAAGATCTTCGGGCAGCTGGGGCTGTTCGGGACCATCCCGGGCGTGGTGCTCTTCCACGTGGCGTACGGACTGCCGTTCGCGGTGTTCCTGCTGCGGAACTACTTCGCCGAGATGCCGAAGGAGATGCTGGAGGCCGCGCGGATGGACGGCGGCAACGAGTGGCGGATCTTCACGCGTCTGGTGCTGCCGGTGGGACGGCCGGCGATCGCCAGCCTCGCCATCTTCCAGTTCCTGTGGGTGTGGAACGACATGCTGGTGGCGCTCCTCTTCGCGGACAGCTCCGCACAGCCGCTGACGGTGGAACTCCAGTCGCAGATCCGGCAGTTCGGCAGCAACATCGACGTACTGGCGCCGGGGGCGTTCCTGTCGCTGGTGGTGCCGGTGGTCGTGTTCTTCGCCTTCCAGCGGCACTTCGTGCAGGGCGTCATGGCGGGGTCGGTGAAGTGA